A window of Limisphaera ngatamarikiensis genomic DNA:
CGCACAACCCAAAAGGAGGAACCATGTGGCTGATGGGCATCGGAGACGAGGCGGGCGTGAACATCGAAAGCCAGATCGCCGCCCTCAAAGAACTGCAATGGCAGCACATCGAACCGCGAACCGTGGAAGTGCCCGGTTATCCCAGGGGAAACTTCCACGACATCCCCGACCCTGCCTTCGACGCCGCGCTGGCCCGGCTCGAAGCCGCAGGCATCCAGGTCTATTGCTTCGGCTCCACCATCATGAACTGGGCCAAAACCCTTGACACCCCCTGGGACGTGACCCTCGCCGAGGTCCGCCGCGCCATCCCCCGCATGAAACGCGCCGGCGCCCGCTACATCCGCATCATGAGCTTCAAACCCGGCGACGACGAGTATTCCATCCCCAAAAAGGTCTTCGAACGCGTGCGCGACGTCACGCAGATGTTCCTCGACCAGGGTCTCCAGCCGGTCCACGAAAACTGCATGAACTACGGCGGCATGAGCTGGCAACACGCCCTGGAACTGCTCGACAAATGCCCCGGCCTCAAGTGGGTCTTCGACACCGCCAATCCCATCCTCAACCCGGACCGCTCCAAACCAAAGCCCTGGCCCCGACAGGATCCCTGGGAGTTCTGGGAACACATCCGCGACCACGTCGTCCACATCCACGTCAAGGACGCCACCTGGGTCCCCGAACGCAACGATGCCACCTACCACTGGCCCGGCGAGGGCCAGGGCCGCGTCCGCGACATCCTCCGGGACGCCCTGGCCCGCGGCTACGACGCCGGCATCAGCATCGAGCCCCACATGGTCGCCGTCTTCCACGACCCCAAACAAGCCGCCGCCAACGACGAAGCCCTGCGCAAAAACTTCGTCGAATACGGTCGCCGGCTCCAAACCATGCTGGCGGAACTGCGTCAGGAAATCGCCCGATCCGCCGGGATGCCACCCGCCTGAGCCCGGTCGGCTCCCGGCTCCCGGCCCCGCCCGATCCCTCACGAGCGCCCCGACCCAATCCCCGGGCCCGGGTCATCCGACGAATGTCCGATTTACCCCCGCAGGCCCAATCCCCCATAGTACCTGGCGCATGTCGCAGGGCCGCTCAAAACCGCGGGGGAAACCTCCCCCGCACGACCACAGCCGGGCCGGCCCAACCCTGGGCCTGCAACCGGCCCTCGCTGCCGTCGCCCTCGCCATCGCATCGGCGGCCCTCGCCCAGTCCACCACCGCCCCGCCCACGAGCGCATGGGTCCACTTGAGCCCGGCCGGACCTGTCTGGAGCCTTTCCGACGAGCGCGGGAACCGCATCCCCGACTTCTCCACCGTGGGTTACGCCGGCGGCGAACGCGAACCCCCGGTCGTGCCCGCGCGCGTCCTCGTCCAACCGGGCCCCGGCGACGACACCGCACGCATCCAGCAAGCGATCGACGCACTGGCCCGAATTTCACCCGACAGCTCCGGGTTTCGCGGCGCGGTCCTCCTTGCCCCGGGTGAATTCCAGATCTCCAACCAGATCACCATCCGCACCAGCGGCATCGTACTCCGCGGCAGCGGCCGGGGCACCAACGGCACGGTCCTGCGTGCCACCGGTCCCGGCCAGCGCACCCTCATCCTCGTCGCAGGCTCGGGGTCACCCCAAACCATCCCGGGCTCCACCCGCAACATCCTCGATCCCTACGTCCCGGTGGGCGCACACACGATCACCCTGGACAGCGTGGACGGGTTGAACGTCGGCGATCGCGTACTCGTCCGCCGCAGCGCCAACGACGCGTGGATCCATGACCTTGGCATGGACCTGCTCTGTTGCCCGCCCGATGTCCAGCCCTGGTCCGCATCCTCCTACCAGATCGACATGGACCGCCGCATCGTCGCCATGGAAGGCAACACCATCTTCCTCGACACACCCATCGTCTGCGCCATCGAAAGCCGGTACGGCGGCGGCACCGTCCGCCGCTTCACCTGGGAGGGACGAATCCAACACGTCGGCATCGAAGACCTCGAGGGGGTCTCCGACTTCACCGCACCTGACGACGAAAACCACGCATGGACGTTCATCCAACTTCAGGCGGTCGAGCATGCCTGGGTGCGCCGCGTCACGGCACGGCACTTCGGTTTCGCCGCCGTCAGCCTCGGCCGCGGCGCACGAAACGTCACCGTGAGCGAATGCGAAGGAATCGACCCGGTCTCCCAGGTCACCGGCGGCCGGCGCTATGCCTTCGTGATGGACGATGCCGAGCTGTGCCTGGTCCGCGAATGCCGCACCCGCCAGGACCGCCACCAGTTCGTCACCCAGTCCCTCACCACCGGCCCCAACGTCTTCGTGGACGGTCTCACCGAAAATGCCCTGTCCGACGCCGGCCCCCACCATCGCTGGGCCACGGGCGCGCTGTGGGACAACATCGAAGTCCAGGGCCACGACCTGAACGTGCAAAACCGGGGCAACCTGGGCAGCGGCCACGGCTGGGCCGGCGCCAACTGCGTGGTCTGGAACTGCCGCGCCCGCTCGTTCGTGGTCCAAAACCCGCCCACGGCCCGCAACTGGTTGATCGGATCCGTCGGCACCCTGAAAGAGGGAACCGTCTACGTGGGACCGCACGACCCCGGAACCATCGACCAGCACGGGTTCCCCGTCTTCCCCCGAAGCCTCTATTACGCCCAACTCCAGCACCGACTCCACTTCCCCGGACTGCAAATCCGCGAATACTGGGCCGGCATCCCGGACGGGTTCGACACCAACAACCCGGCCGCCGAAACCGGCACAGCCGACCCCGAATGGCTGGCACAAATCCAGTCCCAAGCCGGCAATGCACCCATCGGACGTTTCGACGATTTCCTCCCGGGCCAATGGATTCCCGTCACCTTCCGCTGGACCGCCCCGCCCGGTATGCAAATCGTCGCCGCCGCACTCCAGTTCTGCCTCCGGACCCCACCCAACCCCCACCAGCCGGGCCGGATCCTGCTGGAAACGCCGGATGCGTCCTTACCGATCGACACGCTCCTCCGCGGACCGGCCGCGCCGGACCGCTCCGCCGTCTACCTGCTGGACCTCAACAGCCGCACGGCCGACCTGACTGACGGACGGCTCAATCTGGCGCTCCAGGGCGACCTTGCCGTGGATTGGATGCGACTCGAATTGCACCTGGCACCACTGCCGGCCCGGGCCGAAATCCGATTCCAGCCCGAAGCCGACACCTGGGTCCGTGAACCCGCGACCGCCGAGCCCGACCACGGGACCGACCCCATCCTGGCCGTGGGCCGTGACCCGACCCCCGGCAACGAACGCCGTGCCCACCTCCGGTGGCCCCTGGACCGTTGGCCGGCGCAATGGGCTCAAACCCTCCTGCTCGCAAAAGTGGAACTCACCCCGCTGGCGGTCAGCAGCTCGCCCACCGAGCAGGCCCTGGCCAGCACCACTCAGGCTCCGTGGGACGAAACCGACCTGACCTGGCAGACACAACCCACCGCGCGTCCGCCCATCGCAACGTGGATCCCCCAACCGGCCCAAACCGTTTCCGTGGCCGTCACCCCGCAGGTCACAGCCGCACTGGCCCAACGCCAGCCTTTCACCATCCAGATCGCCCCCGCACCACGGTCGCCCTCAGCCGGCCACGCCACCTATGCCTCCCGGGAATACCCGGGACTCCGAGCCCGACCCTGGCTCGTACTGGCACTGCCTGCCGACGCGGTGCCCCGACCCAGGTTCCACAACCTCCGCCTCGCTCAGGACACCCTGCAAGTCGACGTGGAAGACCACCCCGCCGGCGCCCGTTACCGCCTGTTGACCAGCCCGGACGCGGGCCGACCCTTAACCGACTGGACGTCTCTGCTGGAAGCCGTCTTCCCGGAAACGTCAACCTTCACCCTCACACTCCCCGTACCTTCCACCAACCACGCGGCTTTTTACCTGCTCGAGATGTTCTGAACACCGGGCAACTCCGCGGAAACCATCGGCCAACCCGATTCCTTCCGGTCCCCGACCCGAAATGTCAGCCGGAGTGACCGCGCCCGTCCCTGCGCCTCCGCCACACCTCACGGACCCACAGCGTCAGCATGGTGATCAGAAAACCCGCCATCGCAATCCCGTTCCCGGCAGCGCCCCAGGCACGACCCGCCGCCCAACCCGTCCCATCCCCGAGCAACCGCAACGCCAGCGTCCCCTGCAGGAGACCCCACCACCCGTACAACACCGGATGAAACACCACCGGCACACCCAACACCGCCGGAAAAATCACCGGCGCATGCGCAAAAATCATCGCAAACACAAACCCCACAAAAAAGGCATGCAACATCCCGTCATACGCCACCCCCGCCGTCTGCGGCCAGCCGATCGCCAGCCAACCCCCCGACACCAGCAACCACCCGTACCCGCTCAACAAACACACCGCCATGTACCGCGGCAACCCCACCGCACGCAACGTCCGCCAGGCCAGATCAAATCGCAACAACCAACCGGCAAATCCCACCAGCGCACCTCCCAACACCAACCCCCGACCCCACGCCTGCAAACCCTCCAAAACCAGACCCAAACCCAACCACACCACCAAACCTGTCAAAGCCGGATTCGCCCAGCCCACCGGACGCTGAAACCGCATCAACTCCAGACGTTCGCCGGCAATGATCAGCAGCAGAAACCCCATCCACGCAGGCACCACATGCGCCAGCGGCCGGTCCAACATCCAACCCACATTCCCCACCAGCCAACTGCAGGCGCCCAGCAGCTGCACCACATTGGCCGGCGTCCTCTGCAGGCACAGGATGCGGATCGTCACCCCCACAAACACCGCGCTGCCCGCAGTCACGCACGCACGTGGCAACCACCCCATCACCCCGGCCGCCGTCAACACTCCACCCACACCCACCAGCAAGGGCGCACCGTACGTCCACCACAACCGGAGCCCGACCGCGCGTTCCAACCCGATCAGCGTACCCAAAAACCCGCAAACCATCAGCGGCCCGTGATAGGTAATCCAGTTCGCATGGCTCACCGGCATGGACAACACCCAACCGACCCGCAACAACCCACCCCAGACGCCGGTCACCAGGCCGCTCATCCCCAACCCCAACAAACCGGCCCGCAACAACCGTTGCAGCCCAGTGATCTGCCCCGGAGCGGAAACCGCCTGTCCCATGTTCATCCGCCGCGGCGCCTCCATGAAACGGTCCTCCTTACTCCCTCGGGCACCCGGACACCGACCCGGCCGTCACACCACAGGCCCAACCCTCGCAGTGCCAGGAACACACCGCGGCAGGCACACCCTCACCCTTCCTCCTCTGGTCCGACAAAAAGCCCCTCCCTGACGCCATCCTCCCTCCCGACCTCATGTCAGAAAAACGGGTTGTGCGCACGTTCTTCCGCCACCGTGGTCAGCGGACCATGTCCGGGACACAGCAAGGTCTCGGGCGGCAGGCTCAGGATCTGGTCCCGCACCGCCTGCCGGGCCAGTTCCCATGATTGGTTGCCCCGACCCAGCGACCCGGCAAAGATCGCGTCCCCCACCACCGCCACCGGCGGGGCCTCCCCGGGCCATCCGCGCACCACGTACGTCACGCCATCCGGCGCATGCCCCGGCGTGGGGCGAAACCAGATCCGCAGCCGGCCCACCGGCAAACCCTCCTCCCCGGGTAAATCCCGCGGCGCAGGCGTTGGATGCGCCCGAACCTCCAGATCCTCCAGCTCATCCTGCAGCCGGCCCACCCCGGCCACATGATCCGCATGCCCGTGCGTCAAAAACAGGTACCTCAATCGCAACCCCTGCGTCTCCACCACCTCCAGGATCTCCGACACATCCCAACCCGTGTCAAACAGGGCCGCCTCCAGCGTCTCAACGTCCCAGATCAAATACGCATGCACCTCGTTGTCCCCTTGCCGGGTGGTGAACCGACGCAACACCTGCCACCTCTCCAGCGCGGGCACCTGCGGCCGCCAGCCCCGCGCGATGGATTCAAATTTCTCCGGGTCCAACCCCACCCGCCGGGCCACCGCTTTCCAGTCCACCTCACGCGGCATCCGACCCGTCTGTTCGAACGTCTCCCACTCGACCTCCGTCAGGCCCAGCGCCGCAGCCGCCTCACTGGCACGCACGCCGTGCATCGCCCGCGCCTTTCGCACCATGTCGCCCAGGTGGTCTTCCAAGGTCATGACCCCACACTAAACCGCAGCACCAGCCATTCAAGCGCGAACCCGTGCGCGACCCCGGTGGTCATCCGCCAATCCGACCCACCGCATGAGGATGGCCCCCGCCGCATCCCACCACGGCCAAACCGTCGACATCTCCCCGCGTGACCGGGACAAGCAAAGTGGGTAATGAAGATCGGAAGGTGCAGAGTCGGCCAACCTCCCCGAGGCACCCGGAATCGCACGCCAACCGCAGCGGGCACCGAGCCCGCCCCCTTCAACCGGGCAGATCCCTGCCCGTACTGGTCACGGTCAGTTTGCCATGCTTCACCCCGCGCGCCGCAATCAGGGCGTCCCCAATCCGCCGGATCTCGGGCGCCGGCCCGCGCATCAGCAACACCTCCAGACAATGGTGCTCGTCCAGATGCACGTGCACCGTGGAAATAATCCGCTCATGATGCTGATGCTGCAGCTCCGTCAGCGTCTCCTGCACGTGCCGTGTATGGTGGTCATACACGAGCGTCAACGTCCCCACCACCTCCCCGCGGCCCGTCCGCTGGCGATGCTCCACCAACTCGTCCCGGATCATGTCGGCGACCGCGGCCGACCGATTGGAGTACCCCTTCTCGGCCGCCATCCGATCCAGCTCCTCCAACAACCCCGCCGGCACGGATACCGTAAACCGGGCACTTTGCGAACCTCGACGCGCCATGCGGGCATGCTGACACCCGATCCCGGCCAAAGTCAAATCCCGGCACCCCATGGCAGAACTCCGGCCCTGCCGCCCCGCACGCCCACGGGCCACCGCCCACCAACACCCGCCACGACGCATTCGCCCGCCCTTCCTCCGACCGGCCCTCCCCCTCTACCCCACTTCACCGGCCCTTGCCCTCGAACCACCCCACCCCGCAACTGGCAAAATCTGCATGAAAAATGGCAGCCCGTCCGGGCAGCGTTCGTTGCCCTCCCCACAGCCATTGGCTATCCCTGAAACCATGAGGTCGGTACGGATCCGTCCCCGCCCGCCCGCTCACCCGGTTTCGCCGCTACCGTCGCGGCACCGGAATCAGTGGGTCGTTGCGCTCGGCTGCCTCTGCATCGCAGCCGGCGCGGCCCTGGCAGCGGCCCGACCGCTCCGCATCGTGGATCTCCGGTGCGAAACCCGCGTGAACCCGTGCGGGGTGGACACTCCCAACCCCCTCCTGAGCTGGCGGCTCGAATCCGACCAATTCCACGTCCTTCTAACCGCCTACCAGATCCAGGCCGCATCCACCCCCGAACGACTGCGCCGCGGCCAACCCGATCTCTGGGACACCGGCCGGGTTGAATCGGACCAATCCACCTGGGTCCCCTACGAGGGTAAACCCCTCGCCTCCCACCAGCAGGTCTGGTGGCGCGTCCGCGTCTGGGACAATCACCACAACGTCTCCCCCTGGAGCCAGCCCGCCACCTGGACCATGGGCATCCTCGACCCAGCCGAGTGGCGCGCCCAGTGGATCGGCAAACCGGGTTGCCTGACCACCAACCGACTCGAGCAAACCTCCTGGATCTGGCACCCGGAGGTCACAGACTTCCTTCACGCCCCCGCCGGTACCAACTGGTTCCGCCTCGTCGTGACCCTCCCACCCGACCGGCGCATCGTCCGGGCCGTCTTCGAATACACCGGCGACAACGAGTGCCGCGGGTGGCTGAACGGACTCGACCTCGGCGCACGCCGTAACAACCCACAACGCGTCAAATGGAACGACATCACCACCCGGCTCGAACCCGGCCACAACTACGTCTTCGGCCTCACCGGCGCCAATTTCGAAAACGGCAAACCGGCCGGCGTCGTGGGCCGCATCTGGATCGAATTCGATTCCGGCCCTCCGCTGGTCATCCCCACCGACAGCCGCTGGAAAACCAGCCCGCGGGAAGAACCGGGCTGGGACCGGCCCGACTTCGACGACCGACACTGGCAACCGGCCCGGGTGCTCGGCCCCGCCGGCATGAGCCCCTGGGGCGATACATTCACCGCCGAAGACCGGCGCCTCCCCGCCCGCTGGCTGCGCAAAGAGTTCGTCATCCAGCGCCCCGTCCGGCGCGCCCTCGTCCATTGGTCCGGCCTCGGACTCTCGGAACTTTACCTCAACGGCCGGCGCGTCGGTGACGCCGTCCTTTCCCCGGCCCTCAGCCACTACGAAAAACGGGTCTACTACCTCTCCCACGAAGTCACCCACCTCATCCGCACCGGCACCAACACCCTCGGCGTCGTCCTTGGCAACGGCCGGTTCTACGCCGACCGCAGCCGCATCTACGCCGGCACCGTCAGTTACGGGTTCCCCCAACTCATCCTCCACCTCCGCCTCGAACACACCGACGGATCCGTCTCCGAAATCGTCAGCGACGAATCCTGGCGTCTGACCGATCAGGGACCCATCCGGGCCAACAGCGAGTTCGACGGTGAAGAATACGACGCGCGCCTCGAACTTCACGGCTGGGACCTGCCGGGCTACGACGATCGTTCCTGGGAACCGGCCCGGCTCATGCCCGCCCCCGCCGGCCGACTCATGGCCCAGCCCATCGAACCCATCCGCGTCACCCAGGAACTCCAACCCGTCGCCATCACCCAACCCCAACCGGGCGTCTTCATCTTCGACTTCGGCCAAAACCTCGTCGGCTGGTGCCGACTCCGCGTCCGCGGCCCCCGCGGCACCACCGTCCAACTCCGACACGCCGAACGGCTCCGACCCGATGGCCTCCTCGACATGGCCAAC
This region includes:
- a CDS encoding sugar phosphate isomerase/epimerase family protein is translated as MWLMGIGDEAGVNIESQIAALKELQWQHIEPRTVEVPGYPRGNFHDIPDPAFDAALARLEAAGIQVYCFGSTIMNWAKTLDTPWDVTLAEVRRAIPRMKRAGARYIRIMSFKPGDDEYSIPKKVFERVRDVTQMFLDQGLQPVHENCMNYGGMSWQHALELLDKCPGLKWVFDTANPILNPDRSKPKPWPRQDPWEFWEHIRDHVVHIHVKDATWVPERNDATYHWPGEGQGRVRDILRDALARGYDAGISIEPHMVAVFHDPKQAAANDEALRKNFVEYGRRLQTMLAELRQEIARSAGMPPA
- a CDS encoding MBL fold metallo-hydrolase, with product MTLEDHLGDMVRKARAMHGVRASEAAAALGLTEVEWETFEQTGRMPREVDWKAVARRVGLDPEKFESIARGWRPQVPALERWQVLRRFTTRQGDNEVHAYLIWDVETLEAALFDTGWDVSEILEVVETQGLRLRYLFLTHGHADHVAGVGRLQDELEDLEVRAHPTPAPRDLPGEEGLPVGRLRIWFRPTPGHAPDGVTYVVRGWPGEAPPVAVVGDAIFAGSLGRGNQSWELARQAVRDQILSLPPETLLCPGHGPLTTVAEERAHNPFF
- a CDS encoding alpha-L-rhamnosidase, encoding MRSVRIRPRPPAHPVSPLPSRHRNQWVVALGCLCIAAGAALAAARPLRIVDLRCETRVNPCGVDTPNPLLSWRLESDQFHVLLTAYQIQAASTPERLRRGQPDLWDTGRVESDQSTWVPYEGKPLASHQQVWWRVRVWDNHHNVSPWSQPATWTMGILDPAEWRAQWIGKPGCLTTNRLEQTSWIWHPEVTDFLHAPAGTNWFRLVVTLPPDRRIVRAVFEYTGDNECRGWLNGLDLGARRNNPQRVKWNDITTRLEPGHNYVFGLTGANFENGKPAGVVGRIWIEFDSGPPLVIPTDSRWKTSPREEPGWDRPDFDDRHWQPARVLGPAGMSPWGDTFTAEDRRLPARWLRKEFVIQRPVRRALVHWSGLGLSELYLNGRRVGDAVLSPALSHYEKRVYYLSHEVTHLIRTGTNTLGVVLGNGRFYADRSRIYAGTVSYGFPQLILHLRLEHTDGSVSEIVSDESWRLTDQGPIRANSEFDGEEYDARLELHGWDLPGYDDRSWEPARLMPAPAGRLMAQPIEPIRVTQELQPVAITQPQPGVFIFDFGQNLVGWCRLRVRGPRGTTVQLRHAERLRPDGLLDMANLRGARQTDRYTLRGNGWETYQPRFTYHGFRYVELTGYPGQPDLNTLTACVVHDDLERTGEFASSHPLLNRIYQNVTWGLRGNYRSIPTDCPQRDERQGWLGDRSEECAGEAHIFNVVALYRKWLHDIMDAQRPSGSLPDVAPPYWPIYSDNVTWPSTLIIAPGVLHRQYGDPRLLREIYPAAARWIRYMSGFVTNGLIERDSYGDWCVPPEDPRLIHSRDPARRTDPTLIATAYFIQNLRLMARYARLLGRPEQEANAWEEQAQTMARAFHQHFYDPEHGRYDNGTQTSCLLPLAFNLVPETERPRVSATLIHNIEVLNHGHLATGLIGCQHLMRTLTRIGRPDLAFRIATQTNYPGWGYMVRQGASTIWELWNGDTAEPGMNSGNHVMLVGDLVLWLYEHLAGIAPDDDAPGYKRLLMSPHPVPGLAWVKARRLTPYGLVRSEWHQTATEFVWDITIPPNTTARIEPPTRNPSRIRVNGLPPDQAPGVLQFQPDPTRPFLIVGSGQYHILCP
- the nikR gene encoding nickel-responsive transcriptional regulator NikR; the protein is MARRGSQSARFTVSVPAGLLEELDRMAAEKGYSNRSAAVADMIRDELVEHRQRTGRGEVVGTLTLVYDHHTRHVQETLTELQHQHHERIISTVHVHLDEHHCLEVLLMRGPAPEIRRIGDALIAARGVKHGKLTVTSTGRDLPG
- a CDS encoding DUF7594 domain-containing protein, translating into MSQGRSKPRGKPPPHDHSRAGPTLGLQPALAAVALAIASAALAQSTTAPPTSAWVHLSPAGPVWSLSDERGNRIPDFSTVGYAGGEREPPVVPARVLVQPGPGDDTARIQQAIDALARISPDSSGFRGAVLLAPGEFQISNQITIRTSGIVLRGSGRGTNGTVLRATGPGQRTLILVAGSGSPQTIPGSTRNILDPYVPVGAHTITLDSVDGLNVGDRVLVRRSANDAWIHDLGMDLLCCPPDVQPWSASSYQIDMDRRIVAMEGNTIFLDTPIVCAIESRYGGGTVRRFTWEGRIQHVGIEDLEGVSDFTAPDDENHAWTFIQLQAVEHAWVRRVTARHFGFAAVSLGRGARNVTVSECEGIDPVSQVTGGRRYAFVMDDAELCLVRECRTRQDRHQFVTQSLTTGPNVFVDGLTENALSDAGPHHRWATGALWDNIEVQGHDLNVQNRGNLGSGHGWAGANCVVWNCRARSFVVQNPPTARNWLIGSVGTLKEGTVYVGPHDPGTIDQHGFPVFPRSLYYAQLQHRLHFPGLQIREYWAGIPDGFDTNNPAAETGTADPEWLAQIQSQAGNAPIGRFDDFLPGQWIPVTFRWTAPPGMQIVAAALQFCLRTPPNPHQPGRILLETPDASLPIDTLLRGPAAPDRSAVYLLDLNSRTADLTDGRLNLALQGDLAVDWMRLELHLAPLPARAEIRFQPEADTWVREPATAEPDHGTDPILAVGRDPTPGNERRAHLRWPLDRWPAQWAQTLLLAKVELTPLAVSSSPTEQALASTTQAPWDETDLTWQTQPTARPPIATWIPQPAQTVSVAVTPQVTAALAQRQPFTIQIAPAPRSPSAGHATYASREYPGLRARPWLVLALPADAVPRPRFHNLRLAQDTLQVDVEDHPAGARYRLLTSPDAGRPLTDWTSLLEAVFPETSTFTLTLPVPSTNHAAFYLLEMF